Proteins encoded together in one Xenopus laevis strain J_2021 chromosome 6L, Xenopus_laevis_v10.1, whole genome shotgun sequence window:
- the LOC108719524 gene encoding gastrula zinc finger protein XlCGF57.1-like isoform X2, whose amino-acid sequence MESHVSCSPEMETRRLEGKWENEEPDTEDPLDTIKREMDPISGAASPEPQPEILQIKIKEEDLDIGDHVNLTENATGSLTYGDHSLNGELNWDISKTWLGQWRSEVPESSGPASSLDTENGKTLYIENPLHKTQRIDAGLKPLVRMDHGKNISQKSNLKRTKRIHTGENLFICRECGRSFTFRSSLQNHIKIHSGERVFKCRECGKCFPIKNELRKHYKVHTGEKPFTCTECGKSFSQKNNLLAHKRIHTGEKPFACVECGRRFSIKSNLISHMRTHTGQKPFTCTECWKRFPQKYQLLIHMNIHTGVKRFPCTECEMVFNLRSALQRHQASHSGDKPFSCTMCDKGFSGNSSLLTHQKIHTGEKPFTCTDCGKNFCQKNDLLTHERVHTGEKPFTCVECGKSFSNRSNFHKHQKIHTGERPFACKECGKRFCQKSNLLSHQKLHTGLKPFGCMECGRCFSTKNELLNHEKIHTGEKPFTCTDCGKSFSRKNLLHSHRRTHTGEKPFICAECGKSFYQKSSLLAHERIHSDDRPFACTECWERFSQKYLLLRHMNRHKGLKPFTCTECGKDFSLKSSLQRHQTIHTGEKPFTCAICGKSFSQKGTLDRHHKIHTGEKPFRCTECGKCFSQKSTLQGHQKIHLR is encoded by the exons ATGGAGTCACACGTGTCCT gttctccagagatggaaacaaggaggttagaggggaaatgggagaatgaagagccggacactgaggatcctctggacacaataaagaggGAAATGGATCCCATTTCTGGGGCCG CTTCCCCAGAGCCACAaccagaaatattacagataaagataAAGGAGGAAGATCTGGACATCGGAGATCACGTGAATTTAACTGAAAATGCTACAGGGTCACTCACTTATGGGG ATCATTCGTTGAATGGTGAACTGAACTGGGACATCTCCAAAACATGGCTCGGACAATGGAGATCAGAGGTCCCGGAGTCCAGTGGTCCCGCTAGTTCTTTGGATACAGAAAATGGTAAAACTTTATATATAGAGAACCCGCTGCACAAAACACAGAGGATTGACGCAGGGTTGAAACCTCTTGTCCGTATGGatcatgggaaaaacattagTCAGAAAAGCAACTTGAAGAGAACCAAGAGGATTCACACCGGGGAGAATCTCTTCATCTGCAGAGAATGTGGGAGAAGCTTCACGTTCAGGAGCAGCCTCCAAAACCACATCAAAATCCACTCCGGCGAGAGAGTTTTCAAATGTAGggaatgtggcaaatgtttccCCATAAAGAACGAACTTCGCAAACATTATAAGgttcacactggggagaaacccttcacctGTACTGAATGTGGGAAGAGCTTCTCTCAGAAGAACAATCTCCTGGCGCACAAGAGGATTCACACGGGGGAGAAGCCATTCGCATGCGTGGAATGCGGCAGAAGGTTCTCCATAAAGAGCAACCTTATATCACACATGAGGACTCACACGGGCCAGAAACCCTTCACCTGCACGGAATGTTGGAAGCGTTTTCCCCAGAAGTACCAGCTTCTCATTCACATGAATATTCACACCGGCGTGAAACGCTTCCCCTGTACAGAATGTGAGATGGTATTTAATTTAAGGAGCGCTCTCCAAAGACACCAGGCCAGTCATTCCGGGGATAAACCCTTCTCATGTACGATGTGCGATAAGGGCTTCTCCGGAAATAGCAGCCTCCTTACGCACCAGAaaatccacacaggggagaaaccatttaccTGCACCGACTGTGGGAAAAACTTTTGTCAAAAGAACGATCTTCTGACACACGAGAGGGTTCAtacgggggagaaaccattcacttgtgtggaatgtgggaaaagcttctCCAATAGGAGCAACTTTcataaacaccaaaaaattcacacGGGAGAGAGGCCGTTTGCCTGTAAAGAATGTGGGAAACGGTTCTGTCAGAAGAGCAACCTCCTCAGCCACCAGAAGCTGCACACGGGCCTGAAACCTTTTGGGTGCATGGAATGCGGGAGATGCTTCTCTACAAAGAACGAACTTCTTAATCATGAGAAaattcacaccggggagaaaccattcacctgcacaGACTGTGGCAAAAGCTTCTCCCGGAAAAACCTTCTTCATTCGCACAGAAggactcacacaggagagaaaccgttCATATGCGCTGAATGTGGCAAAAGCTTCTATCAGAAGAGCAGTCTCCTGGCGCACGAGCGGATTCATAGTGACGACAGGCCGTTTGCATGCACTGAATGCTGGGAAAGGTTTTCTCAAAAGTACCTGCTCCTGAGGCACATGAACAGGCACAAGGGGCTAAAACCTTTCACATGCACAGAGTGTGGGAAGGATTTCAGTTTAAAGAGCAGCCTGCAGAGGCACCAGAccattcacacaggggagaaaccattcacatgcGCAATATGTGGCAAAAGCTTCTCCCAGAAGGGCACCCTCGACCGGCACCATAAAATTCACACCGGGGAAAAACCCTTCAGGTGTACGGAGTGTGGGAAATGCTTCTCTCAAAAGAGCACCCTTCAAGGACACCAAAAAATCCACTTGCGTTAA
- the LOC108719524 gene encoding gastrula zinc finger protein XlCGF57.1-like isoform X1 produces MVGLCSLLSGSPEMETRRLEGKWENEEPDTEDPLDTIKREMDPISGAASPEPQPEILQIKIKEEDLDIGDHVNLTENATGSLTYGDHSLNGELNWDISKTWLGQWRSEVPESSGPASSLDTENGKTLYIENPLHKTQRIDAGLKPLVRMDHGKNISQKSNLKRTKRIHTGENLFICRECGRSFTFRSSLQNHIKIHSGERVFKCRECGKCFPIKNELRKHYKVHTGEKPFTCTECGKSFSQKNNLLAHKRIHTGEKPFACVECGRRFSIKSNLISHMRTHTGQKPFTCTECWKRFPQKYQLLIHMNIHTGVKRFPCTECEMVFNLRSALQRHQASHSGDKPFSCTMCDKGFSGNSSLLTHQKIHTGEKPFTCTDCGKNFCQKNDLLTHERVHTGEKPFTCVECGKSFSNRSNFHKHQKIHTGERPFACKECGKRFCQKSNLLSHQKLHTGLKPFGCMECGRCFSTKNELLNHEKIHTGEKPFTCTDCGKSFSRKNLLHSHRRTHTGEKPFICAECGKSFYQKSSLLAHERIHSDDRPFACTECWERFSQKYLLLRHMNRHKGLKPFTCTECGKDFSLKSSLQRHQTIHTGEKPFTCAICGKSFSQKGTLDRHHKIHTGEKPFRCTECGKCFSQKSTLQGHQKIHLR; encoded by the exons atggtgggtttgtgttccttgctgtcaggttctccagagatggaaacaaggaggttagaggggaaatgggagaatgaagagccggacactgaggatcctctggacacaataaagaggGAAATGGATCCCATTTCTGGGGCCG CTTCCCCAGAGCCACAaccagaaatattacagataaagataAAGGAGGAAGATCTGGACATCGGAGATCACGTGAATTTAACTGAAAATGCTACAGGGTCACTCACTTATGGGG ATCATTCGTTGAATGGTGAACTGAACTGGGACATCTCCAAAACATGGCTCGGACAATGGAGATCAGAGGTCCCGGAGTCCAGTGGTCCCGCTAGTTCTTTGGATACAGAAAATGGTAAAACTTTATATATAGAGAACCCGCTGCACAAAACACAGAGGATTGACGCAGGGTTGAAACCTCTTGTCCGTATGGatcatgggaaaaacattagTCAGAAAAGCAACTTGAAGAGAACCAAGAGGATTCACACCGGGGAGAATCTCTTCATCTGCAGAGAATGTGGGAGAAGCTTCACGTTCAGGAGCAGCCTCCAAAACCACATCAAAATCCACTCCGGCGAGAGAGTTTTCAAATGTAGggaatgtggcaaatgtttccCCATAAAGAACGAACTTCGCAAACATTATAAGgttcacactggggagaaacccttcacctGTACTGAATGTGGGAAGAGCTTCTCTCAGAAGAACAATCTCCTGGCGCACAAGAGGATTCACACGGGGGAGAAGCCATTCGCATGCGTGGAATGCGGCAGAAGGTTCTCCATAAAGAGCAACCTTATATCACACATGAGGACTCACACGGGCCAGAAACCCTTCACCTGCACGGAATGTTGGAAGCGTTTTCCCCAGAAGTACCAGCTTCTCATTCACATGAATATTCACACCGGCGTGAAACGCTTCCCCTGTACAGAATGTGAGATGGTATTTAATTTAAGGAGCGCTCTCCAAAGACACCAGGCCAGTCATTCCGGGGATAAACCCTTCTCATGTACGATGTGCGATAAGGGCTTCTCCGGAAATAGCAGCCTCCTTACGCACCAGAaaatccacacaggggagaaaccatttaccTGCACCGACTGTGGGAAAAACTTTTGTCAAAAGAACGATCTTCTGACACACGAGAGGGTTCAtacgggggagaaaccattcacttgtgtggaatgtgggaaaagcttctCCAATAGGAGCAACTTTcataaacaccaaaaaattcacacGGGAGAGAGGCCGTTTGCCTGTAAAGAATGTGGGAAACGGTTCTGTCAGAAGAGCAACCTCCTCAGCCACCAGAAGCTGCACACGGGCCTGAAACCTTTTGGGTGCATGGAATGCGGGAGATGCTTCTCTACAAAGAACGAACTTCTTAATCATGAGAAaattcacaccggggagaaaccattcacctgcacaGACTGTGGCAAAAGCTTCTCCCGGAAAAACCTTCTTCATTCGCACAGAAggactcacacaggagagaaaccgttCATATGCGCTGAATGTGGCAAAAGCTTCTATCAGAAGAGCAGTCTCCTGGCGCACGAGCGGATTCATAGTGACGACAGGCCGTTTGCATGCACTGAATGCTGGGAAAGGTTTTCTCAAAAGTACCTGCTCCTGAGGCACATGAACAGGCACAAGGGGCTAAAACCTTTCACATGCACAGAGTGTGGGAAGGATTTCAGTTTAAAGAGCAGCCTGCAGAGGCACCAGAccattcacacaggggagaaaccattcacatgcGCAATATGTGGCAAAAGCTTCTCCCAGAAGGGCACCCTCGACCGGCACCATAAAATTCACACCGGGGAAAAACCCTTCAGGTGTACGGAGTGTGGGAAATGCTTCTCTCAAAAGAGCACCCTTCAAGGACACCAAAAAATCCACTTGCGTTAA